A single window of Gossypium hirsutum isolate 1008001.06 chromosome A10, Gossypium_hirsutum_v2.1, whole genome shotgun sequence DNA harbors:
- the LOC107897515 gene encoding protein NETWORKED 2D has translation MLQRAASNAYSWWMASHIRTKQSKWMEQNLHDMEEKVSQVLKLIEEDGDSFMQKAEMYYKKRPEIISFVEEFFRGYRALADRYDHLSTELQNANNTIAAVCPDQVRFGIDDYDDDDCPPRPRKPSNNMCKVPKVPKLPVKELKFITNTKKKVQEKKATKAATAVPKSGLTKEEGIGKIDKLQKRILALQTEKEFVKSSYESGLAKYWEVENEIKEMQEKVDTLQDEFGEGKLIDDDEARNLMAATALKSCKDTLDHLQKTQERAVVEAEVEQNRINDARGKLDALKKVLLSNESAAEVSRIAEERAKKMEAKAANMVEQRKEEMESKDGDDDDMTDMAEKIDVLVNKVTSLETIVSSQTALIQRLRLENDELLALIQSLEDGKKDNLMDRNHDMKKKLTEMEIKLLGVQDLNYSVEDRSNNLQSNFNAAHSNLDELSKKVKPVEDLETSKSLPASAKKETKEKPKRAKAGKEFLTPKPASSPVEVKTEKGSEVESEKRSEEHVQGRTPTATAMADESKAISSVPKSVEKADEPKAVSSVPKSAEEANESKAVSSVPKSAEEANEPKAVSSVPKSAEEGSVSRESSKVSDDNEELKAMAKVVGQASSLIANTVPKSDSKEHEYAELSQSLEETKKKLMELEANHQNELFELTLQLKELKNSNSKKDEEIRSLRLKVSRNQSGIAKTSNADQSEEFECIPASATTSAIPAEEKEVKEVKEVKQEKEKKEVALGQLLDSEKSAVEERFRTNIDELLEENLDFWFRFSSTLYEVQKYQTGVKDLESEVLKLEERSQNQEGSSTSKYSVKSDVRPLYKHLREIQTELSLWVEKSKSLKEELKNRFASLCEIQEEITKALKASAEDEEFRFTSFQAAKFQGEILNMKQENNRVGDELQAGLDLAAALQRDAEKALTKLSEDWGVQGSKSRHGTGQQDPRSNVPLRSFIFGVKQKKQKTSIFSVVQGQRKYHKSGNR, from the exons ATGTTGCAAAGAGCTGCTAGCAATGCTTACTCATGGTGGATGGCTAGCCATATCAGAACTAAGCAATCAAAATGGATGGAACAAAACCTTCATG ATATGGAGGAAAAGGTATCTCAAGTGCTTAAACTCATCGAAGAAGATGGAGATTCGTTTATGCAAAAAGCCGAAATGTACTACAAAAAGAGGCCTGAAATCATAAGTTTCGTGGAAGAATTTTTCCGTGGTTACCGTGCCTTAGCCGATCGATATGATCACTTATCAACCGAGTTACAGAATGCAAACAACACCATTGCTGCTGTTTGTCCCGATCAAGTCCGGTTCGGCATAGATGACTATGACGACGATGATTGCCCACCCAGGCCAAGGAAGCCTTCTAATAACATGTGCAAAGTCCCTAAGGTTCCGAAGCTACCTGTTAAAGAATTGAAGTTCATAACAAATACCAAGAAGAAAGTGCAAGAGAAGAAAGCGACGAAAGCAGCTACGGCAGTTCCCAAGTCCGGTTTGACCAAGGAAGAGGGAATTGGGAAGATTGATAAGCTTCAGAAACGAATCCTGGCGTTGCAGACGGAGAAGGAATTTGTTAAGAGTTCTTATGAGAGTGGATTGGCCAAGTACTGGGAAGTTGAGAATGAGATCAAAGAAATGCAGGAGAAAGTTGATACTTTGCAAGATGAATTTGGTGAAGGGAAGCTGATTGACGACGATGAAGCTCGGAACTTAATGGCGGCGACGGCCTTGAAATCGTGCAAAGACACATTGGATCATCTGCAAAAGACACAGGAGAGGGCGGTTGTGGAAGCTGAAGTAGAGCAAAATAGGATCAATGATGCAAGGGGGAAGTTGGATGCTTTGAAGAAAGTGCTTCTATCCAATGAATCTGCTGCAGAGGTATCGAGAATTGCAGAAGAAAGGGCGAAAAAAATGGAAGCGAAAGCGGCTAACATGGTGGAACAGAGAAAGGAGGAAATGGAGTCCAAGGATGGCGATGATGACGATATGACAGACATGGCGGAGAAGATTGATGTGTTAGTGAACAAGGTGACCAGCTTAGAAACTATAGTTTCATCTCAGACTGCTCTTATTCAGAGATTAAGATTAGAAAATGACGAACTTCTAGCCTTGATTCAAAGCCTAGAGGATGGTAAGAAAGACAATCTCATGGATAGGAACCATGATATGAAGAAGAAGTTAACAGAGATGGAGATTAAGTTGCTAGGGGTTCAGGATCTAAACTACAGTGTTGAAGACCGAAGCAACAATCTGCAATCTAATTTCAATGCAGCACATTCTAATCTTGATGAACTTTCCAAGAAAGTGAAGCCTGTTGAGGATCTTGAAACCTCCAAAAGCTTGCCTGCCTCCGCCAAGAAGGAAACCAAAGAAAAGCCCAAGAGGGCAAAAGCAGGCAAGGAATTTTTGACCCCTAAACCCGCAAGTTCCCCGGTAGAAGTCAAAACCGAAAAAGGGTCTGAAGTCGAATCCGAAAAAAGGTCTGAAGAACACGTCCAAGGTCGGACCCCCACCGCCACTGCCATGGCCGATGAATCGAAAGCAATAAGTTCTGTTCCAAAATCTGTAGAGAAAGCCGATGAACCGAAAGCAGTAAGTTCTGTTCCGAAATCTGCAGAAGAAGCCAATGAATCGAAAGCAGTAAGTTCTGTTCCGAAATCTGCAGAGGAAGCCAATGAACCAAAAGCAGTAAGTTCTGTTCCGAAATCTGCAGAAGAAGGAAGCGTTAGCCGTGAAAGTTCTAAGGTTTCAGATGATAATGAAGAGCTAAAAGCAATGGCTAAAGTTGTGGGGCAAGCTTCGTCACTGATAGCCAACACCGTACCCAAATCCGACTCAAAAGAACATGAATACGCTGAACTGTCTCAGAGCTTGGAGGAAACCAAGAAGAAGTTGATGGAACTGGAAGCAAATCATCAAAACGAACTGTTTGAACTAACATTgcagttaaaagaattgaagaacAGCAACTCCAAGAAAGACGAAGAGATTCGATCTTTACGTCTGAAAGTAAGCCGAAACCAAAGCGGTATCGCCAAAACCAGCAACGCTGACCAATCCGAGGAATTCGAATGCATACCAGCGTCTGCAACTACATCAGCAATTCCAGCAGAAGAGAAAGAAGTGAAGGAAGTAAAAGAAGTGaaacaagagaaagaaaagaaagaagtagCTCTGGGCCAGCTTTTGGACTCGGAAAAATCGGCAGTGGAAGAAAGGTTCCGGACGAACATCGACGAACTGCTAGAAGAGAATTTGGATTTCTGGTTCAGATTCAGCTCAACATTATACGAAGTACAAAAGTACCAAACCGGGGTAAAAGATTTAGAGAGTGAGGTATTAAAACTAGAGGAAAGATCACAAAACCAAGAGGGAAGCAGCACAAGCAAGTACTCAGTAAAATCAGACGTACGACCATTATACAAGCACCTGAGAGAAATACAGACGGAGCTGAGCCTGTGGGTTGAAAAAAGCAAGTCACTGAAAGAAGAACTGAAGAACAGGTTCGCGTCCTTATGCGAAATCCAAGAGGAGATCACCAAGGCGTTGAAAGCAAGTGCGGAGGACGAGGAGTTCAGGTTCACGAGTTTCCAAGCGGCCAAATTCCAAGGCGAAATATTGAACATGAAACAAGAGAACAACAGGGTGGGGGATGAACTGCAAGCTGGTTTGGACCTGGCGGCTGCATTGCAGCGTGATGCTGAGAAGGCACTGACCAAGTTGAGTGAAGATTGGGGAGTACAGGGTTCCAAAAGCCGCCACGGCACTGGCCAACAGGACCCTCGCTCCAATGTGCCCTTGAGGTCCTTTATCTTTGGTGtcaaacaaaagaaacaaaagactTCCATCTTTTCCGTGGTTCAGGGCCAACGGAAGTACCATAAATCCGGAAATAGGTAG